A stretch of DNA from Cannabis sativa cultivar Pink pepper isolate KNU-18-1 chromosome X, ASM2916894v1, whole genome shotgun sequence:
gttgttgccCCACTTTTTTGCTTTGTTTGATGAGTTCAAAAAGGATAACAAACCGATTTCTTTAGACCCTTTTCATGTGGTTAAGGTTGATGGTTTACCTCAATAAACCTTGAAGTAAGTtttttaaagtatatattttcaagtgttgttttgtttttttctaggtattttctttttttttttttggtttttttgatgttattttttggttgttttccaGTGACTGTGGTTGTTTTGTGGCATTGTTTGCTGAATACTTCATTGATATGAAACCAATTTCTTCCATATTTGATGTTGAGAAACACCGTGATAGGCTGGCTGTGTTGTTCTTCAAGTATGGTCGCATGAAAAAAGTGGATTTTGTTGATAGTGAAGATGAGACTCTTCCAAAAGGGTCCAAATAAGAATTTGTTTTAGTTATGTCTTTGTTGTTTTTGGCGAAATGACTACTTGTTTAGGGTATGTTTGGTAACCATTTTAAAAatggtttttttgtttttaaaattaaaattttgaaaacacaAATGAAAAATGTGTTCGGTAacttaattttactttttatttttaaaattaaaaaacataatagattgaattttaaaaacagattttagatgattttaaaaatttttaaaaacacttttatcacttttggttttttttctctctctctctctctctctctctctctctctctctctctctctctctctctctctctctctctctctctctctctctctctctctctctctctctctctctctctctctctctctctctctctctctctctctctctcgttacAGCCACCTTCATCTCCATGGCTTCAACTTCACTATTATAGGTAAATCTCTTCCTCTCTGTATATTTATTTGGCTCTATGttcctctctctctatatatctcgcctctctctctctctctctctctctctctctctctctctctccttattTCTcagattttttttgttattccttCATTCTCAGAtccgaaaatgaaaaatgagaaGAGAATGACAATGAAAGTGGTTTCTTAgagagaaatattttttttgctatTACGGGTATGATTTTctcttgtattttattttgattttagggTTTTTGTTTGAGAAAATTTGTTCTTAggtttttttaggtttttggATGTAATCTTTCAAATTAGTTTTGAGTTTCATATCTCAATGTCAAGCCTGATCTTACAATCGAGACTTGGGCTCACCAGAAAGCCCTCGAACGCCTTGAAATGGAGCAGGTGGGTCTTGGTGCTTCTGGGTCATTTGAATTAGACTGAGATTTGATCTAGGCATGGTGATTTTGGATTGCCCTTTTCTGGGTTTGATGTTATTTCTCTAGCTTCAATGGGATTTCGGGTTTGGATTTTTAAGGGCTGAGAATAGTGGCAGTTGCTATACTTATGTTATTTGGATTTCTAGCATTTAGATGTTAGTGGAATGACTTTTGAGCTTTGATTAGTCCATTTTATTATCTtgttttattttacaattttccAATGTGCAGAAGATTTTTCATATCTCAAGAATTAATATaagttgctattttttttttctttcaggaAAGTACTTTTACTCAACATAAATGTTTGTGTTACTACATATATTGTCTCAAGTTTTCTtgtttgtgttgggttttatgccctaaataaaactttttacaatctgattagttatcaatataagaaatttgaagtgattgatgtttacatgctaatgatttaatatgtttattacaattacacacacaaaatcagttaaatccagatcatatgtttattcacaattacagtatcgtcaacacagtggaatgtgattgtgatcatatgaatcaaaagacttggccCCTGTTTCaacagtgttattggatttacactaatgtgataatcagcgatgatgtgtacttacacttggagtaagtgttatgttctttccaggacattagtaaaatatactagtttcgaatgtatggagtatacattggactggaccgatattgcaactaagttaagatattacaaacttaccgttatatatatatctttccaagtcaatatcagtagttgatcttaagattaaaagaatctaaatcctgatatgcttgggctcaactcaggagtgctattcatgttctttgatttattagttaagcctacttttgggtcagggtgatacgtatattttgggaacatgatagtatgattgagtgggagtgctgaacataaatatggaatctatagcttctactggtgtatagaagtcaagtgatgattcccttcgagcttagcaaatagaagtaaatggatgagctcttgtttaactgactaattattagatcactaaacaccatttacaggtagctaagtgttttaaggggcaaaatacattgaggggtgagaacggtaaagaaatcccatctcgatgtagatcatctatatagaagatctttaaatcacaataagattataacaatggttaaatgagatagcatattgatatcgtggaacatacaatatgctctatataagtctgagagtgcaattctaagttctaagagtggattcaacgaagaattaataagtaggaatttacttggtaaatttggttcacttattggaagctcagcatatagatccatggtccccattctagttgagaatattctgcttgtaagactcattaattgattcgtgattgatcaattataattctaaagttagactatgtctaattttatgaattttcactaagcaggggtgaaattgtaaagaaaagagtttctaggtttatttatttattaatggactttatatgtctaattaataattaaattaaatgacaatattatttaataatctattttagttattaaataattagttttggcatttaaaaagttagaattggaaaattggcgtttttgagaaaatagagataaaatttgataaaactgcaaaatcaagtgaggcccactataacaccatggccggccacttatcaAGGGTTttccaaattaatattttcattattttaatgccaaataattcctaacttaaacctactagttgcctataaatagaaagtgatggctcagtcaaataataagttttcataacatgctttcatcatcttctgatagaaatttctctcttcaaaaaaactgagccttccccactttctatacctggccgaaatccctcttctcttttcgtcttcataaatttcgaaccctagtgagagagtaagtgcccacacacagcaaccagtaactcaatcatagattggaagactgtgaaggatcaaacttgaagaagaacattcgggctcagatcttgattatactatgctacagaaaggatacaagggttagagatctgagtggaaggagacattaatttcgctgcatcaatgtaaggttttcttaactttatatgtgtttaatttatcgttttagaaagttcatatttagggtgtttaaacaacatacttgtgagtagatctaagatcctggtaaaattaatttccaacagtttgtTCCCATGAATTATATTACAGCTTATTCTTATCATTGTAGTACATGGATTATCACTAGCTTTTCATGGTTTTGGTGATAGTCTCTGTGAGTTCACATTACTATTAGTTTCTCTCAATTCAAAGAATATGCTATAGAGATATATTGTAATTAAAGTACTTGAGAACTACATGCCTTTTCATTTTTCctattgttttgttattttggTGGCTAAGCTCTATAATCAATCAGTACTTAAATGGAAgaagggaaaaaaaaagaaacaatggTAATGGTGATAATGATAATGAAGTTGAAGTTGATTGAAGAGAAAAGTTTGGTGATAATAATATATAGGACATGTTTGTCTATAATGCTTGCCTTGTTTTtctatatttcttttatatgtTATGTCATTGGCTCTCATTTTTAATTACTCGTCTCTCAGTGAGTTTTACATAAGTTTTTCAACTTGTCAATTGAACTTGTCATCAAAGCCAAGTTaccttataaaaaataaattcttcATCAGTAACTTTAATTTCATCTTGTTATACTCTGCTAGATTATCAGTGTTATCATATCATATACCCCTAGTGAAGAGAACCAATGGTGTGAGGGTAATAGAAGAaacaagtgttgggttttatgccttaaataaaactctatttcaatgtaatccagattattcaatatcaataaagtaacagaagtatttttcattcatttgtgtatgttttggttcacttaatcaattgtttgtctatttgatttataaattcatccaaacccctttcacatacttgatcatgtttattgtgttgtcaacacagtggaaagtaaacatgactatgtgaataaagtattcctagatttatcgtaaCACCGGGTTTTgcgatatgacaatctacaacagagtttacttgcatttggagaaatgttatgttctttccagaacataggttaaagtaaagctcaggttggatgcatggagtatgcattggaatggaccgatattgaactttgaaatagatttgtgaaacttaccgtaaatatctattcaattcaatatcataagttgatcctagatcacatgatcgaaatcctgatatggttaggctcaatttcaagagtgttattcgtgttctttgatttgttagttaagcctaatttttggtcagggcaatacatacattttgggaacacggtagtacgattgagtgggagcgctaacataaatatggaatctatagcttctatctggcgaatagtaagcaaagggtgatttccttcgagcttaaccaaacgagataaatgattgagtactcatttcacttagttgaaatatcatttatacagggttgagtgttttaaggataaaatacattgtagggtgttacggtaatttagtccctttacagtgtaaatcatccatatagaggatcattgatcacattaggattataacaatggataactaatgatgtgtctatatggtggaacatatagagcattctatatactgagagtgcaattctgagttctatgtgtggattcaacgaagaattaataagtcagtgaatttaagtggtaaattctagatctgcttattggaagctcggatatatagacccatggtctccccactagttgagataatattacttgtaagactcatttaattgattttaattaatcaattaaaattctcaagatagactgtgtctatttgagaatttatcacttattaagggcaaaacagtaaatagagattttgaagggcatatttattaattaggaaactttaattagtttcattattaataaaataaatgacaatatattatttgataattaattttaattattaaataattagatttgacatttatgtggttgaacaaaggaattggcagtttttgacaaaacaggaaactatcagtgtacgaaatggaaagttggaaaagtggcaagccttgtttccacaatgcctaggccggccacttaagttcccttttccctttgatttttttcaatattaaatgtcaattaattcaatcatagccctgggtggtcttctataaatagaaggcaaaggctccAGTTTTCAACacaactgatacacaacattattctgacagaattttctctttgaaaattctctctgagccgccaccctctctctctctctctattccttcactgttttgaaatctataagtgctagagtagtgcccacacacatcaagtaatacctcaatcatagtgaggaaggctgtgtagaattcataaacaacaaagaaggactatcaagctcagatcttgattatactctgctacagaaaggaatcaagggttagagatctgagtgggaggagacatatattccgctgcacccaatgtaagatttctgatacttttatgtgtttaattttccatcgttttagaagttcatatttaggttgttaaatcaacatacttgtgagtagatctaagttcctggtaaaataacttccaacaacaaGTTGTCTAAATATACTTAGTGGGGGTTGGTTGGTCCGTATTATAATAATTGTACACAAGTTGCATTAAAATGGGTTCTGTCCTTTCACATGGGAAAACTTATTAATTTGACTACACCGAAACTTTAATTTGTTTCAGCCTTTTGATAACAGTGTTTGAAAGGAGAGATAGTCTGCATTTATTAAGTTAGTTTTCTCAACTTCGATAAAGACTATACTTCATTACATTTCTATCTATCTACCTATCTTTTTAACTGGAAATTATTACTTGCATTTGCTTGGCTTAACCTAATGATATGTATGTACATTATAGCTTTATCATCAGCTTCCAACTTAGAAATAAGATGAACATGAATACAGAACGCTTTTCATCACAAAGGGTAGATGAGCAGTATTATTTTAGTGCTTAAGTTTGTCCTCATTCTTTGCTTCCTTGAAATTACACATGCCCATTTTATTGATAAATGATTCTTATATTGAGAAAATTATTGTGcagatttttattttgttagagACAAGACaatgattgtaatttttttttcttaattttattgttaCTTTGTTGGAatgggattggattggattagttTATGCTTGAATGTGTTAGTGAGCTTTATATATTGATATCTAACACTTGTTGCCAACACTTGAGTATGCTTCATTAGTTTGCATTAGTTTGtaactttttaaattaattttattattttttttacataagttttagaattagttttataattacaTGTAGATTGAATAGATGACAGGAACAAATAGTGAGGtggttattattaataatagcgAAGCTTCTGTTTGGCCTGAAAAACATGAAGAAATTTGTATTGAACTTATGGAAGAAGAAGTTTTGAATGGAAATAGGAATACTACAACCTTTACAAAGCAATCATAGAAGCGTATAAAGGAGGAGCTTTATGCACAAGCGAAGAGAAGTTACACTGATACGCAATTAAGGAACAAATACAATATGTTAAGATAAAAGCACAAGGATTTCAAGTCTTTACTGAAAGAGACTGGCATAGGATTTAGTGTAGTGACTGGACAAGTTACTGCGCCAGATGAAGTGTGGGATAGGCTTATTCgggtaaaaaatattttcaaatgaaAACTTATTGCTTGATTTTTAATAAGTGTTGGTatatttatcattattattttattttatgtaggTTAACAAGTCAgctaaaaaatttagaaaaaaggGTTGTGTACTTTATGGAAAGTTATGCGTTATTTTTGGTGATACCACTGCAACTGGTTCCAATGCTCATCCTTCAACTCGGAGTCCTTCCATAaatattgataatgatgatgatgatgctatGTCAAAGAGTCCATATATTAGGAATCAAGAAAGTAGTTTTGATGAGGATGGTAGCAAAAGAAGAGGTAAATCAAATTCCACTACGAGTTCTCGATCAGAAAAAAAAAGCAAAGTTCTCAGTCGCATTAGCAGAAACATTAACAGTGTATAATGAAACCGCAAAGCGAAAGATGGAAGTGTATGAGAATTCAATGACATCGACAAAACACCACTTATTTGATGAGTGTATCGAAGCTCTCAATCAAATTGATGGAATTAGTGGAGAAGTATATGCAAAGGCTATTGAGAAATTTGAGAGCGAGGTGTCTAGAGCATTATTTCTAAAGATGCCAGAACATAGAAGAATTGATTGGTTGAACTATTTGAAGTGATTTTTTTCACTTTGTTTAACCTTTACACTTTATAATTGTTGGGATTTATGAATAACTTAGTTTGTATGACTTTGTTTGTAAGGATGACTTTGTTTGTATGAATGACTTGTTAGTAATTTACTTTAGCTATCTCCTTTTATCtacaatgttattattattttttattatatattttgtctCCAAATGTCTCCAGGATAATGTCTACAATTGGGGCACCattcaacaaaaataatctACTTCTTGACGATTCAGACGATGAGTTTGGAgagttattaattttatttgctTGCGTGGAGTACAATCAATTATATCTAACTAAGGAACCGTGTAAAAATTCGGCCCTTTCAGGACATGAGTATGTAATGGAAGTATTGCATGGTCACGATAGTAGGTGTTATGATTTATTCATAATGGATAAGGACGTCTTCAAACTATTTTGTGGTgttctaaaagaaaaaaatttattgaAGAACTCTCGCTATCTTTCTGTTGAGGAGCAAGTTGCTATGTTCTTATTTGTCATTGTACATAATGAACGACATCGTGTAGTTGCTGAGCGATTTCAACACTCCACCTCAACTACATCTGAATACTTTAGGAAAGTTTTGAAGGCGGTATGTCGTTTATCCAAAGAGTTAATTAGTCCACCTTTGTTTGATGTAGTTCCTTCAGAAATTCGATTCAATCCAAAATATTATCCATTGTTCAAggtaaaaaaatttatactatctcttttattattattttaaaatctaataaataaagaaagaacaaaagccattaatttgttttttattttcagaATTGTGTAGGAGCTATAGATGGGACACATATCTCTACTCATGTCCccattaatgaacaaatacCATATCGAGGTCGGAAGGTGGATACAACTCAAAACGTCATGTGTATATGTTCATTTGACATGAAGTTCACATATGTTGTAGCGGGATGGGAAGGATCAGCTAATGATGCACGAATTCTTTCAGAATGTGCCACAAACCCAGATTATGAATTCCCAGCTCCACCCAATGGTAAGTGTTATCAAACTTATTATGTTTATTgacattattttgtattaatatttatatgaaaaattaatatcaaTTAACATTGTTTAGGAAAATATTATCTTGTTGATTCTGGATATACAAACATGCCTGGTTTTATTTCCCCATATCGAGGAGAAAGATATCATTTGAATTAATATACAGATCGCAATCCTTCAGGAAAAAGGGAGTTGTTCAATTATCGACATTCGTCTTTGAGAAATGTCATCGAGTGGTGCTTTGGCGTATTGAAGGCtcactttcctattttaaagCAAATGCCTTCCTATGATCTAAAAATACAGAAGTACATTGTGATTGCCTGTTGTGGAATTCATAATTTTATAAGGACAAATGCAGAAAAAGACGTATATTTTGATGGAGATGAAGACATTCCTGAAGTACAAGATGCTACTATACAAAGCACCCACGAAACTTTGAATAATAGTGTTGAGTTTAACATTTCAAGAGATCAACTTCGTGAAATGGCTAATGTCCGTGATGAAATTGCTGATCATATATGGAGAGCAAATCGACGATGAAGATAATGAGTGAAGATTATTAACAATTAGaacttttttaatagttttcttcaagattagacaattattagttcatattttattatgacTTTATCAGTTTTGTGTTATAGATAATGAGTTTCGTGATTTTAATttacttgaatttttttaagatgttaatgagtattatttttttattttttttataatttttatacatttgtttaaaaataaaaataaattatattcataattttttatttaaaaagagaaaaaaaatcaaaatttgtgttttttgtttttaaaattgaaaaataaaaatagttacagaacacacttttgttttctgtttttaaaattataaaaaaaagtggttacaaaacacacttttattttttgtttttaaaatttaaaagtaaaagtagttatagaacacatttttgttttttaaaaacaaaattttaaaaacaaaaaatctacttttatttttttgtttttaaaattgaaaaacaaaagtgttaccaaacgccaccttagtttttgttatttttataatcagATTATGTTGGCAATCATAAACAATTTGTTAtttctagcaagtatttttatatggttattgtttttattttgtaactACTTTTTGTTTTTTAGTCGCTATATTCATTTTAACACATGAAAACATCTCAATATCAACCTAATTACAACCTTTTTTTTAATCAACGAACCTTGCATTTAAACACTTTTATgtgaatttttttgttatttgaataTTTATAATGTTAATATTCATTTACTGTATTAATAACATTTGAACATCAACTTAATTACAACTTGCTTTTAATTGATCATGCAAACATTTAATCATTTAACTGTAATATTTATGTCATTTGTATATTAATGATCATAATATCCATTCTCTCTCAACAATATGTCTGGAAAACTTTCACCAAATAAAAAGTTTCAGTTAAAAATAACGAAACCACAAATGAAAATACTATGTATATTTATCTAAATGTTTCAGTATAGTTTTTTTCTAGTTGCTGAATAGTTGTTTGTTCTTTTATGCTGTAATTCTTCTGCACGTTTTTTTGTTGTGCCCCTTTTGTCAACACTTTCCACACTTGTTTTGCTTTTTTGTTTCCCAAGCTGCCGTCATTCTTCTTTTCCTCGGTCTTCctgatttgtttttttcttttggagGCAACACTATGACGTGTTCAAAAAATTCTGGTAGATCCCATTCTCTAAGGTTTCCAACTGGGTATACTATCTCTTTATATGTTTGTAGTCATGCTTTGATGTGTAGTAGTGTGCACAGtagttgtatgtgtttatgttcAAGTCCTTCATGACAGCAACTGCATGGTTACATGGCATTTCATCTTTTTGAAATCTGTTGCATGTGCATGTCTTGTCCTTCAAGTTTACTATTCTTGTTCTGTCTTCATCTATCACCTCAATTAGGTTTTGATTTGTTGGTTTCACCTGCATTTTTTATGAAGCAActataaaacaaccaaaaaactcTGGAAAAACAACTCTCACAGTTTACTGTATGCGACTAATAATATCAACTTACTATTAATCGCAATGAGTGTACATAGCTccctatgagtttttttttttgatgatggtgtcagcTTTGTTGTGCAGTTTTGTGCCTCTTTTCTATTATTGTACGTCCACTCTTGTATTTGTGCCCTCAAACACTCCATTAATGTTGTGACTGGTGTTTCCCTTGCTGCTAAATTTGCTGAGTTCAATGCTTCAGCTATGTTAGATGTCATAGTAGAGTACCTATCATTTAAACAGTTTGTACCATCGTTCTAATTTTTAATCCAAGAGATATGCAACAttaaaaaaacccaaaaacaacATTTTTAATATCAGAAACTGTAAAACATGTTAtccttttctaaaattaatttttattgttttacctGTTATTTTTTGAATGATATCTTGACCATTTCTCATGGCCAATTTGTTCCAGATACGGTCTTATGCGCTTATCCAAGTTGTCTAGCTCCCTCATATGAAATTCAAACTCCATTTCTGTGTAAGCTTTTGCGGTTGGAAAGAATGGACCTCTGAAATGTTTtgcatttattttgaattttgttttcAGATTTGACAAGAGGTGGAAGATGCAGTAGCCATGTGTTATTTCTAGGAACACTCTTCTTGTTGCTTTGATGATGCTTTCATGTCTGTCTGATATTAGGTATTGATCTTCTCGAACCCCAAatgcttcttttatttttttgaagaacCACTCCCATGCTTTATCATTCTCAAAATCAACAATACAATATGCAAGTGGAAATATTTTCGATTCTGCATCTTGTGTGTTTGCACTGAGCAAAGTGCCTCCATACGCGGCCTTTAGGAATGTCCCGTCAACAACAACCATGATTGGCTTGAAGTTTGGCCAACCTTTAATAGCAGCATTTAATGCAACAAATGCATATTGGAAACTATCATCCTCTTGTTTCTCTATGTCAATTATCGTGCCTGCATTTaatttaaataggaatatttagcAACTGTTACTCAACCAGTTGGCAACGCAAAAACAACGTTTTTCAGTTCAAAAAATATTTgcggaaaaaaatattttctttaccTGGATTTGTTTTCTGTAGCATGTACAGGTATCTTAGCTAGAGATTGTAAGATTCTTTAGCATTTCCATGTAGCTGGCTTTGTGCTCCCTCTTTATTACGCCATGCTTTCATGTAATTCATCTTTATTTCGTATTTGTCTTTTATTTCTCCCTTTATATCTGTTGGACTGCACTTTGTTTTCAAGTTTAAGAACTTTGGTTTTACAAAATCTGCTATCAACTTTGCTGTTGCTTGTCGTTGATCTCCAATTCTTATTGGAACCACACATGTGTGTTCTTCTTGATAACTCCTTATTATGAATGTTTCTGTGTTCCTATTTTTGGAAGGCTGTAAACTCCATTTGCAGTTTGTGTCCTAACAAACTATGTTGTATTCTTTGGTGCAAGATTTCACTACTTTGTATTAAAATGTTTTCTTCATTGCAAAGTAGCATAGGGTACTTATCAATGTATCTTTCTTCTTGTAAATTTGTCTATTTTCTATTATTTCATGTCATTTGTCATTGATGATAATCATTTCTGTGTggtcgacttcttcttcttctttctggtTGTTTTCAAGTTGTTGTACCATTTTTACAGCCACAAGCTTTGCGCAGTCGGTG
This window harbors:
- the LOC133032273 gene encoding uncharacterized protein LOC133032273; its protein translation is MLQKTNPGTIIDIEKQEDDSFQYAFVALNAAIKGWPNFKPIMVVVDGTFLKAAYGGTLLSANTQDAESKIFPLAYCIVDFENDKAWEWFFKKIKEAFGVREDQYLISDRHESIIKATRRVFLEITHGYCIFHLLSNLKTKFKINAKHFRGPFFPTAKAYTEMEFEFHMRELDNLDKRIRPYLEQIGHEKWSRYHSKNNRYSTMTSNIAEALNSANLAARETPVTTLMECLRAQIQEWTYNNRKEVKPTNQNLIEVIDEDRTRIVNLKDKTCTCNRFQKDEMPCNHAVAVMKDLNINTYNYCAHYYTSKHDYKHIKR